TGACAGGGAGAAAATAtgatgacttggtcaatcgatccacgATCACCCAAATTGAATTATAGCCCTTCTGAGTTCTTGGCaacccaacaacaaaatccatagtgatgTGTTCCCACATCCATTGCGGTATAGGTAAGAATTGCAATAAGCCTGCCGGTCATTGGTGCTCAATCTttacctgctgacaagtcaagCATTCAGAAATAAATACTGCTATATCTtccttcatacctggccaccaatacaatcgacgaagatcttgatacatcttggtgccccCTGGATGTACTGAATAAGGTGCAGTATGAGCTTCCGTCAAAACATCACGACGAATAGCATCACCAAcaggaacacaaatacggcctTGAAATGTAATCAGACCATCATTGTTCAATCCAAACTCAGAATTCCCCTTCTTCTCTGCCTTTGCTCTCAAGTCCAACAAAAGAGTATCCAACTGCtgctcatgcttaattctgtCAATCAAAGTCGGTCGAATAACTAAGGATGAAAGTCGAGCAATTGTACCTTCCTCAACCAAGGCGATCTCACTTTTTTGCAATTCCAACAATAGAGGCTTTTGAATCATGGAACCCAATTGAAGACCTGACTTtcggctcaatgcatcagcaacCACATTCGCTTTTCCTGGGTGGTAAATAATAgtgcaatcataatccttcacaagttcTAACCACCTTCTCTGACGCATGTTAAGTTCTTTCTTAGTAAAGAGATACATAAGACTTTTATGATCTGAGAAAATCTCACATTTCacgccatataaataatgtcgccagatcttcaaagcaaaaacaacggctgccaactcaagatcatgagtcggatagttcttttcataattcttcaattgacgagaagcataagcaatgactttgcctcgctgcatcaacacagcACCGAGACCTTTCTTCAAAGCATCTGTATACACCACAAAGTCTTCAACTCCATGAGGAAGTGCTAACACTGGAGATGAAGTCAATTTGTCCTTCAACACTTAAAATGCTTCCTGACATTCATTAGCCCATTCAAACTTAACTGTCTTTCTCGTCAGAGTAGTAAGTGGCAAGGCTATTTTAGAGAAATCAAAAATAAAACGAAGATAGTACCCTGCCAACTCAAGGAAACTACGTACCTCAGAAACTGTCaaaggaataggccacttcttaACTGCTTCAATCTTAGCCGGATCCACAACAATTCCTTCCTTGGAAACGATATGACCTAAAAATGCAACTTGCtccagccaaaattcacactttttGAATTTAGCATATAACTGGTTGTCCCTCAACTGCTCTAACACGATCCTCAAATGCTCCCTATGTAGATCTCGAGTCTTTGAATAgattaaaatatcatcaatgaagacaataacgaAACcgtccaaatacggcttgaaaaCCCGATTCATAAGATCCATAAATACAGAAGGAGCAATAGTTAATCCAAACGACATAACCaaaaactcgtagtgaccatacctggttcgaaaaGCCGTCTTAGGTATGTCACACTCCTTTACTTTCAATTGATTGTACCCTGACcacaaatcaatcttagaaaatacagtagcaccttgcaactgatcaaaaagatcatcaattCTGGGcagaggatatttgttcttgatcgttactttgttgatctctctatagtcaatacatagtctcaaggacccatctttcttcttcacaaataataccggtgccCCCCATGGAGATGAACTTGGTCTGATAAAGCCCTTATCTAATAACTCTTGCAATTGactcttcaactctttcatttcAGTTGGGGTCATTCGATAAGGGGCTTTAGAaatcggtgcggtacctggtACAATATCAATAACAAATTCCACCTCTCTATCCGGTGGCAATCCCGGCACATCTCCGCAAAGACATCAAGATAATCCCTCACAATATCAATGTCACTCAAATTCCCACTCCCTTCTCTTGTTATATCCACCACCGCTGCTAGAAACCCATGACAACCCTTAACCAACATCCGTTGCATTTGCAagcaagaaataaaagaaaggcCAAGCGAAGTACCTGACCCCGTGAAGACCTTGCTATCACCATGCTTTGAAGGAAAACGTATTGTCTTGGCTACACAATCTATCACAGCTCGATAAGtagataaccaatccattcccaaaataacatcaaacTCAATCATGGGAATGACAATCAAATCGGCTTTCAACAATTCATCATCTACTTGAATAGGGCACGCTCGAATCACACTTGAAGAATGAATATAATCTCCCGAAGGAAGCGCAATAGAAAAGTGGACAATTTCACCGATAGGAACAAGACCCAGGGAATGCATAAATTTctcagatataaaagaatgtgtGGCGCCAGTATCAATAAGAGTTGTAGCTACCTTGCCTGAAATAAGAATGGTACCTGAAATGATTGACGAATCAGGATTAACTCCTTCCTTGGTCAAAGAGAAAATACGGCCCTGAACTCGACCCTTGCCCGATGATTGAGTGCAATTGATGGCAATGTGCCCAATTCCTCCACATCTATAACATTTGTTGCTTCCAACTAGGCACTCTCCTTTATGTGGTTTATGGCATTTAGGGCATAAAGGCTTATCTGATTTAGATGACATTGCAGGAGCTTTAGCGCGATATTCTTCCTTTCCTTTCCCCTTGTGTCCTCCTTTTTCTCTTTGAACTGAAGCTTGACCCTTTTGGACAAATTGTTGCCTCCTGAATTGTCTTTCTTTATCAATCTCTTTCTCATCATATTCGGCCATCAATGCTTTCTCAACAATCTCCTTGTAAGAATTAGCCTTCGATATTCGAACATCTCTTCGAATCTCCGCCCTCAACCCCCGGATAAAATGCTCGGCTCTATCTTTTTCATTGCTAGCAATGAAAGGAACAAAAAGACAACCTTCTTCAAACTTCAAGATGTAATCATTCATGCTCATTGTCCCTTGCTTTAGCTCCAAGAATTCCTTCACCTTGCGGGCTTTAACATCGCTaggaaagtacttgtcatagaacaaATATTTAAAGTCATTCCATTTCAATGTCTGAACATTAATCGTTATCTTTGTTGCTTCCCACCAAATTCTTGCTGTCTTGGTTAAGAGAAACACGGCACAACTCACTCGATCTTTATCATCAAAGTTAAGGTAATCAAAGATCGCCTCAACCGCCTTCACCCACTCCATTGCAATCAAAGGGTCCGGACTCCCTACAAATTCGGGTGGATTCATCTTCTTGAATTTATCATAAGCTCCCTCAACAATTCGTTGATCACgaccttggcctctaccttgaacCGGTGTTTGCAATCGGAGAAGTTGCTGAATTTGTTCCCCATGCACTTTAGCTTGCTCATGAAATAGCCTGCAAAACTCATCAACTACATTAGAGGAAGTACAGTCTCGGTCTTCTCCGGCTCTCCTTCTAGGAGGTACTTCAGGATCTTTTCTCTTGGGTGGCATTTTCCTATATTGCATctcaatttaaaatcattttcaaacCATATTACATGTAAAGCTTATCATCATACCATTACATCAATAAGATGTAGAAAGATACATACCGAAGTGTCACAAGCATAAGAAGACATGTGCCAAATCATTGGTCCGAAAagcattgctctgataccaataaTTGTAACACCCTTAACCCATgacattaaattataaatgctaTAATGCGGAAGCCTTATAAAAGATTTagagaaaaataataaataataaaattttggcaAAGTTTAACCATAAATATAAACTTACCAAATATTCCCAagcaaacaaaataaatattaccaCAATCAATCTTTCCAAAATACACATAGATCCCATCTCCATAAATACCAAGTGTTAGACAAAAGTTAAGACAACATTTTCTTGTTCAAAACATGAACCAAAGTACAATACTCAAAACTACTTATAATTGCCACATTTTATCAAAACATCATTCTTCAAGCTTTGGCACATGCACCTTCCATGCCTCGACACTTCCATCGCTATTTCTttttatctgcatcacatgacataactgaaatgagtttaCAAAACTCAGTAAGCGGAACTTTCAATATCAATTACATATACAATAGTGTAAAGAAAGGAATCATTACAATTAAACCAAAGGAAATGCCATCGTTCAATGGAATATATATAGGTAACAATTATAAGATGGCATTCTATCAACAATTCCTTTCATTTTCCTTGTATGGCATTGATAAGTCATCCGTCGATGGTATACATGTACATTTTAGTCAAAATCAGTCGCTGTACATGTTAAATGTTGATCAACTTCCGTTATGTGTTTAGAAGTGCTAGAAGCACCACCACTACCATATAACTATCAAGCCATAAAAAGaaccattgaatcattttatcaaacatgtaGAGTGCATGAATTAGAACTACTTCCTTTCTTAGCAAATGGCATCAAAGTCCCTTTACATTTCTTTCAATCAATGAACCATTACATAGCAAGTATATAATCAATGGATTAAAGGAGCTAGAAACAATAAAAACATCATCAATCATACATATAGGCCATGACATTCAAGGAAAAAGCCCACTTACAACAAATAGAACTTGTTGTGATAGTTTCTTGGTAGTTGATCCTACAACATAAGATCAAGATTATACCATTAACTTCACATTTTCAACCTATAAACTATCATTCAAGCCTAAACCACCATTCCTTTCACTTCAACCAAATACCCAAAAGATAAATTCCCTTACCTTGATTACTTGCTCTTGAGGATATGAAGATCACACCTCGAACTTGAAGATTCAAACCTTGGAAAGAAAGGAATTAAGAGAagaaatgaagaaccctagctttccAAGTCGATGGATGCAAGAGGAGTAAGCAAATGAATAACTTAATGGCTTGGAAActcttaaaaatatgttttctacGCCAAATACACGGACCTCGTGCCCCcctccgtgtacaggtccgtgtacactcgggcAATCACTCATTTTTCCTAGCCAGacccggaccccgtgtagggatCCGtgtggggtccgtgtaccctcgGTCCAAGGGCCAGAATTGCACTTTTTCTTCCGAATTAgccaaagtggtaaacatgaaagttgtagccctatgtcttttcttAAATCTCCCCAAATTTCCGGTCATTTGGAGGTTTGAGTAAAAAGCTATGCCCATTCTACCAAAGTGTGTCAGTCCAGGAACGACGATATACATAACTCACTTTGGGCATTTTTTGACTCATCTTCCTCAACTCTTTGAACCAAACTCAAAACAAGAAAGTTGTAGCCTtggatcttagctttctaatgcaaTTGACCTTATGTCATTTGAGTCAATATCCCtttcattatgctaaaaaccgtaacagatacccaaaattttcataccgtttctgcatcCCAATTACCTATTTGGCTCAAACCATCCAAACCATCAATCCAACTCCCAACATTATACCTTCATGACAACAACAACTCCTCAAATACACAATCATCTACTTAACCATACCAAAACCATATAATAAATAACCATGAATACAATGCAATAACCATATTGATGCTATAACATGCAATACCAACCCTTCCATTAACTATACTCATAAACCAAATCAATAACCATGATCAATAATAACTTAAACATATATCCATAACATCAAACCATAGAATAACATCATTGACAATAGAAAGATAAAAGGTTGGGATATTACATCCGGGCTCGGAAATACAATAGGATTCAACACTTGATGTATggttgttgaaccctagtttgaaaTAAAGAGatattgtacaagacttgtacttttatgttgacttgtatatcagattgattacattacgtttctgcacttgcctttaaaataaaaaaatttatgtcccacacttcttaattgttatattgaatcttaataatgattaagaaattgaattagcgtccgggtccccacatgaaGGATGTCTGTTGTAGAACCCGAATAATCAGATTAcctataagccatgcataactgctattatttaaattaaaaacgaTTTTTAAATATATGAAGGGTTTATTCCATTTTAAAATGTTGTTAAGTCACGATCATTCATTTTAAATGCAgaggtttagttttatcttttcggttaaATACCCGagaccggactggagttggagtattgagataaaaaattaatacaaagaaaatattcctaaatttaatttaagccaaggaataatttattttaatgataaagaatgcttttaggatttattaaattaattggatttaagctattaaataagttcttctAGGTCCAATATTTAGTTAATAGCCTAAATTAGAATGTGTAGccaattgggataaattaatctcagcttaatatattcaagaaattaaaaccgaacattttaataataaattgttAGCCCAAGCCATGCCATGTAAGAAATAGTTaccctaatttaatttaataatctactaaaatacataatggaagtttaaaactttaagaatttaaaaatacaagatttaagaaatattttaccTTGCAATTTGtgggaaatttcggccacctccaTAAATTAATTCACATGTTTGGCAACTCTTTCCAGAATTGTTTTATTGAGGTGAGTTTTCTGTTGGCTTCTGTATATACCTCCCTtggtatctgatttgatatctgacttgattgcctgtgatttcggagttgattgcctgtgatttcgaggacgaaatagtatcttaggggggagaaatgtaatgcccgagattttgattctggtaatatgagattattgagtttgaattgatttgattataGACGTATCATTCCGAGACCGGATTGGGCCAAGCATATGAAGTACACAACttttggacagaactgttggcgcccgagcggttgTTTTTGACCGCTCGAACGCCATTGTTCATCAAATATAGTGTTCGGGCAGAAGGtgcggcgcccgggcggtagtttgtgaccgcccgagcgccaatgtgcaaTCCGAAAGTGCTTGGGCAGAACAatccgcgcccgggcggtgaTTCTCGATCGCCTGAGCGCCGACTGAAATTCATTAAAATGAGCCACGTTTCTCTAGACATGCAAGTggagatatatatatttataatcatcCATTTGCTTCAGTAATGGAAATGAGAAGAACGAAAAGAAGCTCGAGAAAGTTtgtagaaaatccttacgcctttatattttgatccgcccgtttgattttcaatccgacttcagtactgagtttctatcgacgagagcttcaaccgGGCGTAAGTTTGCTTATGTTTtatgatgatttgaaattatgatactgccagaataagatatgatccatatatgttgttcttcgatatcagacattgtataatcgaaactggatcgaagaatagataccatatggaattgttatgaatttttagagtcaatttgattatgattagatcgatttgatatcaaaattgtattgttatcgattatgaggtgttgggattgatatttgattgatgctgtattgctgggtatattgatattattcatatTTGGATCAaatgagttgttgattcgtatataatgatattgtattgctggtaTTGCGAGATGGTACAgagttgagattatgatctgttattgttaAGATTTCgggttgtactgatattgatttTGAGTCGTATTATTATATAAGTGATGTTGAAGTTGACagggttattgagattgtattgctatgccgtcgaaacatcagtagattgatattaatcagattcgtttggttgagattgtattgtggtatcgttaaaattgatcagattatgtcttgatCTGCGTATTGATCAAAACAGGCAATTGAGCTGTATATTGACACagtctattcgatattgtcatttcagattggatatggacagatttgacttcgacaCTTCGACtttgtcagaccgagaagagaaaggtataaattgatgtggatgcgggattgcacaactcgagttgacttgacttgagtatctcaaaatcacatactttaccttcttgcattgatatttgcaattgaatgagattgatatctttggtctattgatttatgtattgagtcataggcggatgcgcctagtcgtagacgaatgatctcgtgacagaggaccagatagtgatggaatcgtcactgggccattgcacattgtcacagagg
This sequence is a window from Primulina tabacum isolate GXHZ01 chromosome 17, ASM2559414v2, whole genome shotgun sequence. Protein-coding genes within it:
- the LOC142530552 gene encoding uncharacterized protein LOC142530552, with the translated sequence MPPKRKDPEVPPRRRAGEDRDCTSSNVVDEFCRLFHEQAKVHGEQIQQLLRLQTPVQGRGQGRDQRIVEGAYDKFKKMNPPEFVGSPDPLIAMEWVKAVEAIFDYLNFDDKDRVSCAVFLLTKTARIWWEATKITINVQTLKWNDFKYLFYDKYFPSDVKARKVKEFLELKQGTMSMNDYILKFEEGCLFVPFIASNEKDRAEHFIRGLRAEIRRDVRISKANSYKEIVEKALMAEYDEKEIDKERQFRRQQFVQKGQASVQREKGGHKGKGKEEYRAKAPAMSSKSDKPLCPKCHKPHKGECLVGSNKCYRCGGIGHIAINCTQSSGKGRVQGRIFSLTKEGVNPDSSIISGTILISGKVATTLIDTGATHSFISEKFMHSLGLVPIGEIVHFSIALPSGDYIHSSSVIRACPIQVDDELLKADLIVIPMIEFDVILGMDWLSTYRAVIDCVAKTIRFPSKHGDSKVFTGSGTSLGLSFISCLQMQRMLVKGCHGFLAAVVDITREGSGNLSDIDIVRDYLDVFAEMCRDCHRIERYGHYEFLVMSFGLTIAPSVFMDLMNRVFKPYLDGFVIVFIDDILIYSKTRDLHREHLRIVLEQLRDNQLYAKFKKCEFWLEQVAFLGHIVSKEGIVVDPAKIEAVKKWPIPLTVSEDKLTSSPVLALPHGVEDFVVYTDALKKGLGAVLMQRDHKSLMYLFTKKELNMRQRRWLELVKDYDCTIIYHPGKANVVADALSRKSGLQLGSMIQKPLLLELQKSEIALVEEGTIARLSSLVIRPTLIDRIKHEQQLDTLLLDLRAKAEKKGNSEFGLNNDGLITFQGRICVPVGDAIRRDVLTEAHTAPYSIVMQGLHLSFGKVSIELWVHLEDMLRTCDHVFVKIAPLKGVMRFAKKGKLSPRYIGPFEVLDRIGERAYRLALPPDLDRVHNVFHVSMLRKYLSNPSHVLRHEALDLFPNLSYEEVPVQIIDRKVKVLRNKEIGFVKVIWKNHVIEEATWEPEEEMRQRYNVGSWIDGLDGLSQIGNWDAETIKSNSDGSVEAWKVHVPKLGE